The proteins below come from a single Treponema phagedenis genomic window:
- a CDS encoding PTS fructose transporter subunit IIABC — translation MRIRDLLDPKSISLNGFAGNKDDALNQIIDLMAASGKIADKAKYAKGVYAREEEATTAVGDGVAIPHCRSDAVKEAGLAAMTFSNGVDFDAPDGEKVKVLFLIAAPETKDNVHVDVLSKLSTLLLNEDFTKNLLEAKNIDEFLSVIDEAESEKDAQEMPHQPTENAKAKLLAVTGCPTGIAHTYMAAEALQKHAFAKGCTIKVETRGTGGTKNELTAAEIAEADCIIVAADTQVPLERFNGKKLIQCKVADGINKAETLIEKAMRGDASIYHAKNDTGAAHKSEDYKKDSVAHVIYTHLMNGVSYMLPFVVGGGILIAIAFLIDGLTVDLNSLPVDQRSGFGSITPIAKIFMSIGGGSFSFMLPILAGFIAMSIADRPGLVAGFVGGYIAANGKSGFLGAMAAGFIAGYCVQLIKKLLSGLPKAFDGIKAILLYPLLGIFVTGLILTFVIEPPIGALNTVLNTTLSGISGSGSIILGIILGGMMSVDMGGPVNKAAYVFGTASIAAGNYNIMAAVMVGGMVPPIAIAISTIIFKHKFTVQERKAGPANFIMGLSFITEGAIPFAASDPLRVLPACIIGSALAGGISMAANCTLMAPHGGIFVFPVVGGALMYLVALLAGSIVGALLLGLTKKPVHE, via the coding sequence ATGCGTATAAGAGATTTGCTTGATCCGAAAAGTATTTCACTAAACGGATTTGCAGGAAACAAAGACGATGCGCTTAATCAAATTATTGATTTAATGGCAGCAAGCGGAAAAATTGCGGATAAGGCAAAATATGCCAAGGGAGTATATGCCCGCGAAGAAGAGGCTACCACTGCGGTAGGAGACGGGGTTGCAATTCCGCATTGTAGAAGCGATGCGGTAAAAGAAGCAGGCCTTGCGGCAATGACTTTCTCTAACGGGGTTGACTTTGATGCTCCGGACGGAGAAAAAGTAAAAGTACTTTTTCTTATTGCCGCTCCGGAAACAAAGGATAATGTGCATGTTGATGTTTTAAGCAAACTTTCAACACTGCTACTCAATGAGGATTTTACAAAAAATCTTCTTGAAGCAAAAAATATTGATGAATTCCTTTCTGTTATTGATGAAGCAGAGTCTGAAAAAGATGCACAGGAAATGCCTCACCAACCGACAGAAAACGCAAAAGCAAAACTCCTTGCGGTAACTGGCTGTCCCACCGGTATTGCGCATACTTACATGGCGGCTGAAGCTTTGCAAAAACATGCTTTTGCAAAGGGCTGTACCATTAAAGTAGAAACACGGGGAACCGGCGGTACGAAAAACGAACTGACCGCAGCTGAAATTGCGGAAGCTGATTGCATTATTGTTGCCGCAGACACACAGGTTCCGCTCGAAAGATTTAACGGCAAAAAGCTCATCCAGTGCAAAGTTGCTGATGGAATTAATAAAGCCGAGACTCTTATTGAAAAAGCAATGCGGGGAGATGCTTCAATCTATCATGCAAAAAATGATACGGGAGCAGCACATAAAAGTGAAGATTATAAAAAAGACAGTGTAGCTCATGTAATCTATACTCATCTTATGAACGGCGTTTCATATATGCTTCCCTTCGTTGTGGGCGGCGGTATTTTAATCGCTATTGCTTTCTTAATTGACGGATTAACTGTTGATCTCAATTCTCTGCCTGTCGATCAACGCTCAGGCTTCGGTTCAATAACACCGATTGCAAAAATCTTTATGTCAATAGGCGGCGGTTCTTTTAGCTTTATGCTGCCGATATTAGCCGGATTTATTGCGATGAGTATTGCAGACCGTCCGGGGCTTGTTGCCGGATTTGTCGGCGGATACATTGCCGCTAACGGAAAAAGCGGCTTCCTCGGTGCAATGGCTGCAGGCTTTATTGCGGGATATTGTGTGCAGCTGATAAAAAAACTTCTTTCAGGTTTGCCCAAAGCTTTTGACGGAATTAAGGCTATCTTGTTGTATCCGCTTCTCGGGATTTTCGTTACCGGCTTGATACTGACCTTTGTAATTGAGCCGCCCATCGGAGCACTGAACACGGTTTTAAATACTACACTTTCCGGAATATCAGGCTCCGGCAGCATTATACTCGGTATTATCCTTGGAGGGATGATGTCCGTCGATATGGGAGGTCCGGTAAATAAAGCCGCCTATGTATTCGGCACCGCTTCAATAGCGGCAGGCAATTACAATATTATGGCAGCCGTCATGGTCGGCGGAATGGTGCCACCAATTGCAATCGCTATTTCAACCATTATATTCAAACACAAGTTTACTGTCCAAGAAAGAAAGGCAGGCCCTGCAAACTTTATTATGGGGCTTTCCTTTATCACCGAAGGGGCTATTCCTTTTGCAGCCTCCGATCCCTTACGGGTTTTACCGGCCTGTATCATCGGTTCGGCACTTGCCGGCGGTATTTCAATGGCGGCAAACTGTACTTTAATGGCTCCTCACGGCGGAATATTTGTTTTCCCGGTGGTAGGAGGTGCGCTTATGTATCTTGTTGCCCTTTTGGCAGGATCCATCGTTGGTGCGCTGCTTTTAGGATTGACAAAGAAACCGGTTCATGAATAA
- the pfkB gene encoding 1-phosphofructokinase — protein sequence MIYTVTINPSLDYIIDVPNFQTGVLNRVTAERINVGGKGINVSLVLRNLGFNSIALGFAAGFTGDKICAMLSEKGITNDFISVKNGISRINVKLRSDEETEMNGQGPSIEAADVEKLFSKIAALQDDDILVLAGSIPSTLSSTLYVDIMKLLQKKKTKIIVDATKDLLKNTLPYKPFLTKPNKHELSEIFDTEITTTEEIIFYAKKIRELGAQNVLISMAGDGALFINEKGSVYQSAAPKGKKVNSVGAGDSMVAGFIAGFLETNSYTEAFKMGLCTGSASAFSEELAKRYQVEELLKNQQFNF from the coding sequence ATGATTTATACCGTAACAATTAATCCTTCACTTGATTACATTATTGATGTGCCGAACTTCCAAACCGGTGTGTTAAATCGAGTTACCGCCGAGCGGATTAATGTCGGTGGGAAAGGGATTAATGTCTCCCTTGTGTTGCGTAACCTTGGGTTTAACTCAATTGCGCTCGGATTTGCCGCGGGCTTTACCGGCGATAAAATCTGCGCCATGCTTTCTGAGAAAGGAATTACCAATGACTTTATCTCCGTTAAAAACGGAATTTCCCGCATCAACGTAAAACTGAGATCCGATGAAGAGACCGAAATGAACGGACAAGGACCATCTATTGAAGCTGCGGATGTGGAAAAACTTTTTAGCAAAATAGCCGCCTTGCAAGATGATGATATTCTTGTTCTTGCCGGCAGTATTCCATCTACGCTTTCCTCAACTCTCTATGTTGATATTATGAAACTCTTACAAAAAAAGAAAACAAAAATCATTGTCGATGCAACAAAAGATTTATTAAAAAATACGCTCCCATATAAACCCTTTTTAACTAAACCGAACAAACATGAGCTTTCGGAAATTTTCGATACGGAAATTACTACAACGGAAGAAATTATTTTTTATGCAAAAAAAATACGAGAGCTTGGCGCGCAAAATGTACTCATATCTATGGCAGGGGACGGAGCGCTCTTTATAAACGAAAAAGGATCGGTGTATCAAAGCGCCGCTCCAAAAGGAAAAAAAGTAAATTCAGTCGGCGCCGGAGATTCCATGGTAGCTGGTTTTATTGCGGGATTTTTAGAAACCAATTCATACACCGAAGCTTTCAAGATGGGTTTGTGTACCGGTTCTGCAAGCGCGTTTTCCGAAGAGCTTGCAAAGCGGTATCAGGTAGAAGAATTGCTTAAAAATCAGCAGTTTAATTTTTAA
- a CDS encoding DeoR/GlpR family DNA-binding transcription regulator, whose amino-acid sequence MLAEERFDKILSLIDVKGSVTVQELAEKLHFSESTIRRDLNSLHSQGRLTKVFGGAITKDLTFSTKDVSVSSRETHNQSEKLEIARYAASLIQQDDFVYLDAGTTTGCMIDFISQKNITFVTNSFSHAERLSERGFRTYILGGEIKQTSEAVVGEEAIESLLKYNFTKGFWGTNGVSPNTGFSTPDISEALIKKAAMKRTHKRYVICDASKFSKLASVTFADFMKATVITSTLPDSSYSEYRNIIEVG is encoded by the coding sequence ATGCTTGCAGAAGAACGATTTGATAAAATACTTTCTCTTATTGATGTAAAAGGATCCGTAACGGTGCAAGAGCTTGCCGAAAAATTGCATTTTTCCGAATCAACTATTCGCCGAGATCTTAACAGCCTGCATTCGCAAGGTCGACTTACAAAAGTTTTCGGCGGCGCAATTACAAAAGACCTAACATTCAGCACAAAAGATGTTTCAGTCTCTTCTCGCGAAACTCATAACCAATCGGAAAAACTTGAAATTGCGCGCTATGCCGCCTCTCTCATTCAACAAGATGATTTTGTGTATCTTGATGCGGGGACTACAACGGGTTGCATGATCGATTTCATCAGTCAAAAAAATATTACTTTTGTTACAAACAGTTTTTCCCATGCGGAGCGCCTTTCGGAGAGGGGGTTTCGTACCTATATCTTAGGCGGAGAAATTAAACAAACCAGCGAAGCGGTCGTCGGAGAAGAAGCAATAGAATCTCTTTTAAAATATAATTTTACTAAAGGTTTTTGGGGAACAAACGGGGTGAGCCCGAATACCGGTTTCAGCACGCCCGACATAAGTGAAGCACTCATTAAAAAGGCTGCGATGAAACGTACGCATAAACGCTATGTTATCTGCGATGCAAGCAAATTTTCAAAACTTGCCAGCGTTACCTTTGCCGACTTTATGAAGGCGACCGTTATTACGTCAACTTTACCGGACTCCTCATATTCAGAGTATAGAAATATTATTGAGGTAGGATAA
- the ahpC gene encoding alkyl hydroperoxide reductase subunit C encodes MENFNLIGRKIADFKLPAYHDGKFIEVSNETIKGSWAVFMFYPADFTFVCPTELADLGHVYPQFKEIGCKVFSVSTDSEFVHKAWADATDTIRNLPYPMISDKTGKFADSFGILIHDAWQALRGTFVIDPNGIIKAYEVHDLGIGRDADELLRKVEAAQFVEKHGDQVCPAKWRPGSKTLTPGIDLVGKL; translated from the coding sequence ATGGAAAATTTTAATTTAATCGGTAGAAAGATTGCTGATTTTAAGCTTCCCGCGTATCATGACGGAAAGTTTATTGAGGTTTCAAATGAAACAATCAAGGGGAGTTGGGCAGTATTTATGTTTTATCCTGCGGACTTTACCTTTGTTTGTCCGACAGAATTAGCTGATTTAGGACATGTGTATCCTCAGTTTAAAGAAATCGGTTGTAAAGTTTTTTCCGTTTCAACGGATAGCGAATTTGTTCACAAAGCATGGGCAGACGCAACCGATACAATCAGGAACCTTCCGTATCCGATGATTTCCGATAAAACAGGTAAGTTTGCCGATTCTTTCGGGATTTTAATTCATGATGCATGGCAAGCACTGCGCGGTACCTTTGTAATTGACCCGAACGGAATTATCAAGGCATATGAAGTGCATGACCTCGGAATCGGACGTGATGCTGATGAGCTTTTGCGCAAGGTAGAAGCTGCTCAGTTTGTGGAAAAGCACGGCGACCAGGTTTGTCCCGCAAAGTGGAGACCGGGCTCAAAGACTTTGACCCCTGGAATTGACCTTGTAGGCAAGCTCTAA
- a CDS encoding DUF2715 domain-containing protein, translating into MGPISVVNANVGLDAGLITKSGFTVMANNHVLIGGALKYSDSVSYYDYDRHFKAKMRGVAWLGTLLFGYSYRGVKNLYIHASGGIGIQYGGFGSTAGSEESVSFGLLNLSFPAIRLAAQYYFTDLIGINIGLEDAVGWGYNSISGSRWLCANTFTLKVGPSFRL; encoded by the coding sequence ATGGGGCCGATATCAGTGGTAAACGCTAATGTAGGTTTAGACGCTGGACTTATAACAAAAAGCGGATTTACCGTCATGGCTAATAACCATGTTTTAATCGGCGGTGCACTAAAGTATTCTGATTCTGTTTCTTATTATGATTATGATAGGCACTTTAAAGCTAAAATGAGAGGCGTCGCATGGCTTGGAACATTGTTGTTCGGATATTCCTATCGCGGTGTCAAAAATTTATACATACATGCTTCCGGCGGTATCGGCATTCAGTATGGAGGATTCGGTTCAACAGCAGGATCAGAGGAATCTGTTAGTTTCGGCTTATTAAACCTCAGCTTTCCTGCAATCCGTTTGGCTGCACAATACTATTTTACCGATTTAATCGGTATCAATATCGGTTTGGAAGATGCGGTCGGTTGGGGTTATAACAGCATCAGTGGGAGCCGGTGGCTATGCGCAAACACCTTTACGCTTAAAGTCGGCCCCTCATTTAGACTGTAG
- a CDS encoding GNAT family N-acetyltransferase gives MQYRLKSITKKNIDEAIQFIILREAYSINLAEKLRELRDFFLGKSPKHFVRKCLLFYAVFPKPQKVCGVLLLTANGILLHNIDESISDSLIEQAAGYFLEFSIHSIMGIADRTILFETLLKRYFAKSPSRIENYTLMLLTAFEKIQQNFFAGIQFSGVHFSRSTLDDAEKLLPLQIDYENTEVLSNTATVKTPVCLKQLKAKLQSEIIFHASINETPIAKAGTNAQGFNWNQIGGVYTLPAYRTRGLATALTAHLVRDRMQAGKNLALFVKVKNTAAITAYKKIGFTDSLPFRIAYFL, from the coding sequence ATGCAATATCGTCTTAAATCAATTACTAAAAAAAATATTGACGAGGCAATTCAATTTATTATATTGCGAGAAGCTTATAGTATAAACCTGGCGGAAAAACTGCGTGAATTACGAGATTTTTTTTTGGGAAAAAGCCCGAAACATTTTGTGCGCAAGTGCTTGCTGTTTTATGCAGTTTTTCCAAAGCCACAAAAAGTTTGCGGAGTACTTTTACTTACCGCAAACGGCATACTCCTTCATAATATTGATGAATCAATCAGCGATTCCTTAATTGAACAAGCTGCCGGCTATTTCCTTGAATTCTCAATTCATTCAATTATGGGCATTGCGGATAGAACCATACTTTTTGAAACACTGCTCAAGCGATACTTTGCAAAAAGTCCTTCCAGAATTGAAAATTACACCCTCATGCTGCTCACCGCATTCGAAAAAATACAGCAAAACTTTTTTGCCGGTATACAATTTTCCGGTGTACACTTTTCCCGCTCAACCTTAGATGATGCGGAGAAACTTTTACCCTTGCAAATTGATTATGAAAATACCGAAGTGCTTTCAAATACGGCAACGGTAAAAACTCCTGTTTGTTTAAAACAGCTAAAAGCAAAGCTGCAATCGGAAATAATTTTTCACGCTTCAATAAATGAAACCCCGATTGCTAAAGCGGGAACCAACGCGCAAGGCTTCAACTGGAACCAAATAGGCGGCGTATACACGCTCCCCGCCTATCGCACCCGCGGACTTGCAACCGCCCTTACCGCTCATCTCGTACGGGACAGAATGCAGGCGGGAAAAAATCTTGCGCTTTTTGTAAAGGTAAAAAACACTGCCGCCATCACTGCCTATAAAAAAATAGGATTTACCGACTCGCTGCCTTTTAGAATCGCCTATTTTTTATAA
- a CDS encoding glycoside hydrolase family 3 protein produces MLFSFLFPCSVFFAQQASLPSFYDDLPAPQLAEQIISAMTDEELLAQTFMFGWAGQKPTDILTGWVKNKGLGSIKIFGWNTHDSIELAQSIYHLQETAKKCRFSIPLFVATDQEGGWIRHVKGLTSETPGNLALGASGIPQDAYYAGFYIGREIATLGIHINFAPAVDLLTNKNSSIIGPRAFGDDPKSAGILGAAFMRGSRDAGVLTTAKHFPGHGDTSIDSHGRLPEILISEEVFFNRELLPFQMLIDSGVPAIMSGHLSFPNALKSNIPATFSRYLLSDILQKKMGFTGLIITDDMMMHGAIRYAGNIEKAVQLALEAGNDIIESSTTPREQDAFWKHNLQYMGKNPAFKERVKNAAYKILLAKLNYFKSGKSAPIFPDIASIPQKLPDPESEQYFLSIAAHAVTIVRNKNIPLPQKSLQNVLLAGRYQDFLKVGKKRIPLAETSNLSDSLSYKVRNADTVIFCLADSYSQQKLIELLRFFPHKNYVIISVLSPVPLLELPAIQSAVAVYSYSRYSFAAAFAALLGDFIPKGKKPIKQ; encoded by the coding sequence ATGCTGTTTTCTTTTTTATTTCCCTGCTCGGTTTTTTTTGCACAACAAGCTTCTTTGCCAAGCTTTTATGATGATCTCCCTGCGCCTCAACTTGCCGAACAAATTATTTCGGCAATGACCGATGAGGAATTGCTTGCACAAACCTTTATGTTCGGTTGGGCGGGACAAAAGCCCACCGATATTTTGACAGGTTGGGTTAAAAACAAAGGCTTAGGCAGCATAAAAATTTTCGGTTGGAACACACATGACAGTATTGAGCTTGCGCAATCAATTTATCACTTACAAGAGACGGCAAAAAAATGCCGTTTTTCTATTCCTTTATTTGTAGCAACCGACCAAGAAGGCGGATGGATTCGGCACGTCAAAGGACTTACGTCCGAAACACCGGGAAATCTTGCGCTCGGTGCTTCAGGAATTCCGCAGGATGCGTATTATGCAGGCTTCTATATCGGACGAGAAATTGCTACTCTCGGGATACATATTAACTTTGCCCCCGCGGTCGATCTCTTAACTAATAAAAATTCTTCAATTATCGGTCCGCGCGCTTTTGGAGATGATCCGAAATCAGCCGGCATTTTAGGGGCAGCCTTTATGCGCGGCAGTAGGGACGCCGGTGTGCTTACAACGGCAAAACATTTCCCCGGGCACGGAGATACCAGCATAGACAGTCACGGAAGACTGCCTGAAATCTTAATATCTGAAGAAGTCTTTTTTAATAGGGAGCTCCTTCCGTTTCAGATGTTAATTGATTCCGGCGTTCCCGCAATTATGAGCGGACACCTCAGCTTTCCGAATGCGTTAAAATCAAATATTCCGGCAACATTTTCCCGCTATCTTTTATCCGATATTTTACAAAAAAAAATGGGATTTACCGGACTGATCATCACCGATGATATGATGATGCACGGCGCAATTCGCTATGCAGGGAATATTGAAAAGGCGGTACAACTCGCGCTCGAGGCGGGCAATGATATTATTGAGTCTTCCACAACGCCGCGTGAGCAAGATGCATTCTGGAAACATAATCTGCAATACATGGGAAAAAATCCTGCGTTTAAAGAAAGAGTTAAAAATGCCGCCTATAAAATACTGCTTGCGAAACTCAACTATTTTAAAAGCGGCAAAAGTGCCCCAATCTTTCCCGATATTGCCTCTATCCCGCAAAAACTGCCTGATCCTGAAAGCGAACAATATTTTCTATCGATTGCGGCACATGCAGTAACAATAGTACGAAACAAAAATATTCCGCTTCCTCAAAAGTCTTTGCAAAACGTTTTGCTTGCGGGGCGCTATCAAGATTTTTTAAAAGTCGGGAAAAAACGCATCCCTTTGGCGGAAACCTCAAACCTTTCGGACTCGCTTTCTTATAAAGTGCGCAATGCGGATACTGTTATTTTTTGTCTTGCCGATTCATACTCTCAGCAAAAACTTATAGAGCTATTACGTTTTTTTCCGCATAAAAATTATGTCATTATTTCGGTGCTTTCTCCTGTACCTCTTTTAGAGCTGCCTGCAATACAATCTGCCGTTGCAGTATACAGTTATTCTCGATATTCTTTTGCGGCAGCCTTTGCCGCTTTGCTTGGAGACTTTATCCCGAAAGGCAAAAAGCCGATAAAGCAATAA